The region CATACCCAGCTGCTCGTCCAATCTAATCACTCATTAGTGCTCTATCCATTTACTTAAATAAAAAACTTACTGTAGTCTTCTCAAACATCTCCGTCGTCACTTGTGCCAAAAACCCAGGGATACTCTGCCTTTCAACTACCCAAAACTGCCTGCTTTCCTCCAAACtcctcgccatcatccCGCTCATCTGCATAGTACCAAAATGTCCTTCGGAACTTGTAAATTTGATGGTGAGACCATTCTTGCCCTTGGGCGCATACATGCTTGTGAGACGGATGTCGGATCCTGACTCGTCGAATTTGATTCGCCAGCCGAGGAGAGAGTAGACTGCTTCGAGGAATTCTTTAGATTTGTGTGTAAAAATCTGATGGAAAAGAATCGAAAGTTAGTGATGAGTAAATGGAAGTCAGGAAAACGAATACCAACCTCTTTGAGACGTTGGAGACGTTTAGCATGGGCcttttcaagctcttccttctccgtcttTAACCTATCATAACTGCTCCTCGGTACCATTCTTTCATGCGCAGGAgcccctccgcctcctgcGCCCACACTTGCACTCGCACTCGCACTTGCACCCGCACCCGCCTGAGACTCGGCCAATAACCCGTCCAGCTCTGCCAATCTCTCTAATAACTCTCCATTCTCGGCTTTCAGGTCCTCTAGTTCTTGTTTCCTTATACCCCATATTTTTTGTGCAGGATTGTTACGAAGTTCAAGACATCGTTCATAGGCGGGGTTGAATTCTCCAGAAACGACGCGTTGCATGAGATTGGCGACTTCAGCGTTGAGGGCGGTGTTGGAGGATGTCAAATAGGAAACTGAAGATGATAGGTCTGCAATCTCTGTTTCCAAAATTTTTTGATTAGTGGACCGGCACGTTAAATAAAATGATGAGCCCTTACCCTCTTCCAGCTGAGAGATTTTTTCTTGAGCCTTGTCAAGATCCTGGGATTTAACGAGCCCCATACCCTTGGCAATCCGCTCTTCCGCATCGCGAGAATCACGATGTATCTCCTCCAAAGTGGTTTTGTACGACTGCACCAAACTTTCCAGTTCCTTTACCCTCTCCGGGTCACTTGGTCCGCCGAAAGTTCCAGATGCTGCCGCAAACTGTCGTCTCATCGCCTCGAGCTCCTCCCTGACCAACCCTTCCCTCCGCTCTGCGctttctctcccttccttggCCCATCTCAATTCCCTCTCGGCTTCTGTAGCACGTCGGCTCATTTCGCCCACGGCATCTTTTGAACTACCTGCAAGATCAGCAAGACGGGCTCGAAGGTCACGAATGGTAGAATCGCGCTGAACGAGTGAGGTTGTTGTTTGAGAATGGAGGTTGgagagggtggaaaggCGAGCGCGAAGGGTGGCTATCTCGGATGGTTCGGTAGAGGCAGGATCGGGGAGAGTTTGCGTGAGAGAGCTGTTAACCAAGTCAGAGCCACGTCACACCCAAAAAGGGGAGACAAACTCACTCCATATCTCGTCTTGCGCGTTCAAGCTGCTCTTGCAGTACCCGAATCTCCTCGTGCAAAGCTCTTTCAACTTCTTTGGCGGCCCGCTCAACGCCATCtatactcttcttctcgtgTCGGAGAGTGTGTACTTCGGACTTGAGAGCTTCATTTTCTCGCCAAACAGCCGCAAGATTGACCGATTGTCCTGGGTCCAGTGTCAAAGTTGTGATCGcaggaagatgggaagactTACGTTTGACTTCCTTTTGCAAAGCGTCATCTGTCTTTCTTTCACGGTCTTCAATCCCCTTTCTAgccctttcctcttccagctctaCGCTCAGACTCTTCGCCTTGTTCTCCCACGCTTTCAAGCTATTACGTTCCTTCTCAAGTTCGGCTGTTCTCGCTTGCAGAAGACTAATTTCATTCTCGCTTGACTGCGCTAGACTTGTATGTCTGGTTGATAGAATTGTGTGCCGTGAGCGAAGCTCTTCCAGGCTGTTGGTTAATGCAAGATTCCTTTCTCGAAGCAGAGCCACTTCTCCGGTCAAAACCAGCCTGTCTTCGGCCCACCGCTGttccgcctcttcccctttccgTCTCTCTTCTACCTTAGCTTCAAAGAGCTCATATCTTTCATTCTTGAGACGCTCGATCTCCAGCCTCTGTTCCTCGATTTGAGCGGCTAGACGAGATTCGCGCTGCTGAAGGATATGATTTGTTCGTTCGAGAGAGGTGACGGTGGAGGTAAGGGTCGACAGATGTTTGCGGGAAGATGGAGTATGAAGGTCAGCGTCTGCCGATGACCGCTTCCCAAGTGTAGGAGCTGGGGTTACTGGCATACTGATATGTAGATTACAGATGTAGAGGTTTATCGCTGTTgttttggaaagaggatatgGAGTTGCCGGGGTGTCCCGATCTGTTGTTATTACCAAAGGGGCCCTGCTTGAACGACCGTGGGAAGCGGCCATAAGCTGGTCCAAATACATAATACTTCAGTCAATATGATCGATGCCGTACATACGTATACTTTCGAATCATCGTCTTTATATATGATCAACATATATTATGTCCCATCTACCGCCTATCACATCAGCTACAGCAAAACTCCCTGAGCAACGTACGAACAACCCCCCGTACTCGGTCCAAACAGGCCGCAATGTCCACTCCATTACCATTGGCCCTTGGTCCATAGTCTCCACAAAGAAACCCATACTGAACGGCAAAGAGATTGAGGCGTAAGtccatcttctttgatGAATGATTATTTGGCTAATAGTAAACCCGCTCAAAGTGCTGAGAAATCACTAAATCTCCCTTTACCAGAAATGACATTCGGTAACAACTCGCTCTCTCTTGTATACAATCCCACGACCGCTTCCCCATTAGATTCGACAGCTGCATCTAGGTATATTGCTGTATCTACGGAGGCGCGTGTAAACCTGAGCTTCAAGACACTAGATGCTCTAGCAGGTGTTGCGACAGGAGAAGGCTGGGAAGACAGAGTTGGAGGTGGTGTGTTGGTTAGTATGGCGGAGAAATGGGGAAAGAACAAGTAAGTGTTCCTTAGTCTCGATGTTGCGCAAAACATTTGGGATATTGACTATCTGATGGTGATAGATCATGGGCAACCACAGAAAGCACTTCATTACCCGCTGCCGGAGTATTTGACGTCCCCGTCCCATCTAAACCTGTAAAGCCTCATGATTGGACATATTCCACATGCTACGCTGGGTCAGTTGCTGGGCCATCTGTTAGTATCTTTTCTTGTCGTGACCTTTAATTAGCAGCGGCTAACGAAATGATGACTTTAGACATTCGAACCATCATCAACTCactcccttcccctttcaTTATTAGCTCGTCAAGATCCCGTCTTGGACCAAATCTTATATTACGAGGATGTTCCTTTATATGAGGATGAATTGCACGACAACGGCGAATCAATTCTCAATGCTCGTATTGTACGCTCCGTACTCAGTTTCCTGGTGCAAACTTTGTTAGCTAACATTTGCTAATCGCAATAGAGAGTTATGCctcactccttcttcattctcgcGCGCCTCTTTGTCCGCGTCGACAACGTCTTATTCAGAATTTATGATGTCCGAATATATCATGCGTTTGGCAGTGACGAAATAATAAGAGAAGTTTCGGGTATGGAAGCAGGTTATAACACCGTAAAGCAGGTATGTTTGTGATAGGCGGTACTCGGGGCACAAACTGATACACCATGTAGTTCCTTGAGAAACCCTCAGACCTCTCTCCCCTCACAGACCCCAACTGGGTATACAGCGTAATGACTCAACTCTCAAACCTTCCTGTTCGTGCCCCGGCCCACAGAcgctcttcatcatcgagTAGTCGACATGGTAAACCTTGGCCTGGATTGGGTAAGAAAGTGGAAGTGTTGAAGTTACCAAAGGCAGGTGTGGATGAaattggagaaggattgGATAAAGTGCAACTGTAATGTGGCCGACTTGCTTCAAAATCGTCGCGACTAATGTACATAATTAACGAATGGACGCCGTGATGGTCCCAAGACTTTTACTATGCATGACTATTGACTGTCTACAAACCTTCTCAATGCGCGAATCTCGTCGAAAGACGATTTACAACACCCACCTACAACGACTCCCTTCCAAacccctttcccttccctctctgCTCCTCTTACTCCTTTCGCCACATCACCAACGACCTCTGCCCATTTCTCAGCATTCTCCGGACTCTGAGGGGCTACAACCCACGCTCTGGTGGTGGTATCATACATCTGTCCCCCATCAGGGTATATCACCATTTCCACTTTACCGAAAAACTCAAAAGGAAGGTGAGAAGTAAATGACGAGGAGAGAAAATGGAGGTAAGACGGATTAGTGCAGTTGATTCCGATTCCGTTGGGGATGGGATCAGGTccggagaagagggagtgGATCACCTGTGGGATGGAAGCGTGCGAACCATCAGGAAGGAGTTGGGGGTGTTGTCCCATTGGGAAGGGACTGGTTATCCAGAACTTTTTCTCCCACCACAAGTCAATATTATCCCCATCAGCATAGAGGGCAGAAAGTTTCCCCCTCAATATCGCCATTGCCCGCCTGATACCACGGACTTCATGTAAAACAGGTATCGTCTCAAATGCTATCCACTCCACCTCCCGCCAAGCCGCTCCATCGTGACTGATCGCCTCGAGCTTATCCAAGTGGTGATACGCAAGCGCTTGGATagctgcttcctcttcatcattaGAGTCGGGAGGGAAAGCATTGGTAGATGTTGAAGGCCCAAAAGGAGGGGGATAGATACCACCATATTCTTGGCCAGGTTGGAGAGTCGAGCCGTAAGGTCCGAAGGAGAGTACGACTTTGCTTTTGTTACCGCCTTTACTTTTTGTGTTATGTTCCTCATTgcgagaagagcaagaggcGATACAGGAAGCGACCAGTTTGACCCCTGAACAGAGAATACATTCAGCCTCTTCCCTAGGGCAGTGGAGATGGTCGCATAGGTTTTGAGGTGTGAGTTGGTATCTGTTGTCCGACACATTTTATTAGAACTTTCAGACTCCAATGATATGAATATGTTGACAactctccttctccgcccCATCAAGTTTGCTACCACATACTCCGCTGGAGATGACTGGAATGACTAAGTACGTACGTTGCAGTCTCCACCAAATCTGCACCCCCCTGCACATACCCCTCATGTACTTTACGAATCACATCCGGATTAGTCCTAAGCGCTTCGGATCCccaaagaggagaggaaataTCTACACCTAAAGACTCGAGAGTTGTTCCCTACTCCACATGGTTAGCGCGTGAAACAGACAAAAGGTAAGAGATTGGTGAACTGGGGGAAGGACTTGCCATGCCGCCGTCGAGGACTAGTATATTGGAAGACATGACAACGTGCTTCAAATGGACTACGTTACCTCAATGTAACCTGATGTATGTATGACAATTGCAAGGTCAAAAGTCTCGTTAAGTCGTTTCAACACATCTATCTCGTCGACCGACGGACTCAGCTTGACGTGCGCAACAAcgaataaataaataataataatgaagaacaacaaatcttcggacttcgccgcCTATCTTGCAAGGTTGTGtgtctttcctctccagcTTGTACATCAAACTACCTTCTACAGCTGTCATTGGAAACTCACGAATATATCGCTGGACCATGTCATCTCCTGCCACGTCCTCCAAGGACCCTCTGGAACTCGAATCACTCGACGGCGACTCTTTGTTTGCAGCTCTCACGGGTGTCGAAAAAGTCAGTCTTGTTCCCTCACCCTCTAAAGAGTATCAATCCTTGACCACAGTTGATCCATATCTTACAGGCCATACCTGAACTGTTGATGCAATTGAAGCCCATATTAGCCCAACTCTCTGGACCCACtgaagatggggatgaagagcgTCGAGGGATGGAGGCTAGAGAAGGTGTTGAGCAGTACATGTCTTTACTTGACGTGCGTCGTTTTCTCCCCTTCGGTCAGTCTGAAGTGCGAACAGACTGTTTCCTTAGAAGATCCAATTTGTGCTTCGTCAAACGGTCTACTACCTTCGTGAAACACGTTCATCACCGAACACTCTAAGAGCACCACCGGTTAACTTAATACCTACGCCCTTTGCCTCAACAatcccatcatcacctGGGGAAGGATTAGATGGTTATGCCACGGGACCGGCCGAGCTGGGACTGTACGCGAGTCGGATAGAGGCAAAGGTTTTAAAGGATATGGAGGAGGCTTTGGGGAGTCTTAGGTCAGAGCTGGGCCAGCAGTGATGACTTGAGGTTGGACTTTGTAATTACTACCATCATTTGTACCACTAGTCATGCAGCTTCCTGTGCAACAGCACTTCGCAAATTAGGAAATCGAAATACATGGCGCATTTGGCGCAAGAACAAAATCTCAAGATTTCAACTCAAATATTTATAAGTAGCGAAAAACGAAGGATAAAATTTGTAATAAAGGATAGCCCGAACAGCATTTAGGTAACCTTCCAATACACAAAGTCGAGAAAAAAATCTAGGCGCTTAAGACCTCTCGCCTCGGAGACGACGGGCGAGCTGAAGGTCCTTGGGCTGGATAGTGACTCGCTTGGCGTGGATAGCGGCCAAGTTGGCTGAGTAACAAGACGTCAATATGAGGAATACACGCAAGAATAAAGCCACTCACTGTCCTCGAAGAGTGAGACGAGGTAAGCCTCGGAAGCCTCCTGAAGGGCACCAATGGCAGAGGACTGGAAACGCAAATCGGTCTTGAAATCCTGAGCAATTTCACGAACGAGTCGCTGGAAAGGCAACTTCCTGATCAAAAGCTCTGTGGACCTGTGAACAGGAGTCAGTTATGGTTCATAAGACTGCAATTTGCGCAACTTACTTCTGGTATCGTCGAATTTCTCGGAGAGCGACGGTACCGGGCCTGTACCTGTGAGGCTTCTTAACACCACCAGAAACCTGGGAAGGGGCCTGCTTTCGGGCGGCCTTGGTAGCGACTGTACGCAAGATAAGCTTGGAAATGGTTACATAACAATGAATACTTACGCTGCTTCCTGGGGGCCTTACCACCAGTGGACTTTCGAGCGGTTTGCTAAGCAGCGATGTCAGTGAAAATTCTGGAATGAAGATGCTGGTCAGATGAAGGGTGAGGAAGGTTGGGATGACCTGGTGAGGAGTAAAACGCCAAGCCGATCTGCGTAAGCACACCAGTTGTGTATCAACTCATTTTTACTACTCCTATGCAGTGTTTACCTGCGAGGAGTAGATGAACTGAGGTGATAAACTGATATAGGGCACTGTGGTAACCCAAGAATGAAGACGCGGTGGTGTTTATATCTGAGTGGCGAAAAcatttctcccttccttcctcactcCACAATCATGCTCAACTCACCTTTGTTCGGGCTATGCATGCATAAGTCAGTATTCATCCATAGCACTACGCAATCATCCATGCAAATATGCATGTAGAAAAGGTACTCACCCATTGTGAAATGTGTTGAAAGAACGTTTGTCTAAAGTGATATagggtggagatggaagtgtAGAGTGAAAAGCGATGTGAATTTAAACTGATGGGGGGATGTCTTTTATCCTCTCTTGCTTTTGCGGTTTATGTGAAATGGAGGCATGCATGGTCCCGCCATCGTGTGTGTCTGCGCGGCTGTTTGCTCTGCTGTTTcgtctcctttttcctATAACGCCGCTCCAAACAAACACAGGTTCATCCGCGCGCATTTCCCGTAAAAGGGCCGTAAAATCGATTTATTCGTGCCCCAACGCCGAGTGTGGCGGCTGCCAGTAAACTAACagtgaggaaaaggaaataGGGAAAAAGGGTGACGCAACGacttgaaaaggagaattATTTGTTGAGTTGACGTGTACAGGTCGGAGAAATATGGGGTGCGCGCCGCGGGGCTGTGGGGCAGTGAGGAGAGGTAGGGTGTTGAGTGACTGGATCAGTTTTGATATCGGCGTTCTTCAATCATTTGTTTCTCCTAAAATTTCCCACATTATAGATAAGGGGCACAGCTTTCACATGGGACTTTTTTGGAGCTTCTAGATGTCGTATTGCATGATCTATTGGAGGTACGCGTCGAAGAGGGAAGCAAAGATCAGACCAACACCagtggctgctgctggctgAATCAACGTTAACAACTTTGTTGCTTCAAACGCGCCACAGAAAGCCACATCACCTTCCCTCGTTAATTAATATTAAACTATAATTAATATAAATAAtaattccttcttcaccacgTGGCgctaccaccaccagctGCAGCCGCTAGCGACCTCGTAAaacttttcttcttcttctttctcttcttcatccacatctCTGGTCCAGGTCGAATGCTTCTCTTGCAAATCATGCAGTAGCCAGACTTCATCAATACACCACGATGTGCTCTACGAGTATCGATGGCTGACTGACACAGATCAGGAGAGATTTCCACAGCTTTTCCCTTTTAGGTCTGCCACCCCGGGCTTCATATCATTTGGCGACCTCAACCCATCTCTTGACTACGAAATGTCTCGGCAGATATATGGCCCCAAAGGTTCGGATGCCGGTACTATGGAAAAAAGGCCTCATCGACATCTTTTACAGAATAAATGTTGACTCAAACAGAGCATCACCTTGTAAGCATAACATTCATCCTCTATCCTTCATTCCCATACCACCGCTACCTACAAGACAGTGCCCGGTACTCCTTTAATGAGTAATCGGGCGATTCCGGTTAAGCGAAAAAGAACGTTACATCACATTTAGAGCCTGCTTCCTCTACTCTTCAATGTCGCTACATACGTGTATGCGAGCGCCAATTTACTCATGTGCTGAGCCCCTTTTGGGCGGCCATGGGTGCGGTGCGAGTAGTGGGGAGGGAGGTGTCATATTGATGTCATATCCCTATCTTTTTGACGTATTTCGATCTTCCCATGTGATGGTCTCATAGTCACTTTTGTATTTTATTATGACCATGCACCTGTGATCAGTTATCCACTACTGCTCCTTGACTCCACGGGTGAAAGTTAATCATTCCCATTATATGCTTTTCTACGTCTGGAAATGTGAACTTGTCTCTTCTAAAATCTCAAGATTTCAACGCCTCGCCGCAATATGAAGTTGGCAGTCTGCGGTGTAAAGAATCAGACGCGCCATATAATGactacctcctccactttcccTGACCACCTTTTGAGTCCACTGCTGACAGATTGTGTCTATTCATTTCTCCCATCGGTACGAATCAGGCCTGAAGTCCAACGCTTCGATGTCTCTCCTGGCTCCTGGTACTCGCTGCTCGTCCTGCACACTTGTCgacttccttcctcttctctgcccATCGTGCGATCTTCCGTTCTGCCCTAATCACATCTACATCCATCAACCATGCTCCTCTTTAGGTTCAACCTCTTCACATGGTGTAGCTGTCGGTAAGTTGGATAGAGGTAAGAAGACAtgcgagaaggaaggatgtgaGAGGGAGACTATCGAAAGTGTTGCCGGAGTATCAGGgagagacgaagaagaagggattaTTGCGAGAGAGGTGAGGTGTGAAGGCTGTGGGGGTGCATTCTGTACATCGTACGTGACTTTACAGCTCCGTACGACCTTCAACCGTCCACAAACGGGCTAAACGATGTTCCATTCGCATAGACATCGAGCGCAAACATCCCACTCATGCCCCGCACCCCTCATTCACAACGCCCGACACGACGCCTTTCTCGTCCGCCGTTCACAAGCGGAGGACTTGATAGCAAAGAACTTTACAGGTCACAGAGATCGGACGGAGAGGAAAATGCCGACTCAGAGGGATGTAGTGAAGAAACCAaggattgaagaggaaaggttACCGCCAAGTTTGCAACCAGCGCAGACAACATCAACGATATCTCAAGAACTGACACAAGGGGAGGcaaaggtggagaagaaaatcaAAAGCAAGGCTGAAAAGTTATGGGACATTCATCTTCGCAAAGTACGCTCAACTGCCACACGTTTAGGAGGTGGTGCAAATATTCCAGATACGGAGAAGGTATTTTTTGAATGGGGTGTGGATTTGACGGGAGCAAAGGTGAAGGTgtggaaagggaaatggGATATAAAGCTCGAAAGAGCTTGGATAGGGGAGGTAAGGCGTTCCAAACGATATATCGAAGGTCAAAACTGAACATGCCGGCAGGATACTCCAATAGGCAAAGTGATGGATTTAATCATCGCACAGAGTAAAACATCCCGTACAACTGATACCGTAAGCCCGTTCATTTCACCCATGCCAAGTAATAATTCACACTTCGGCGTTCATAGAAATTTTCCCTCGTGCAACTCTATCCCACATCAGATGGTCTGCCCTCAACAACCTCTTTATCCCCATCTCAACCGGCGAAAGCAGTAACTCAAGGCGCAGCGCTGATACTGGTAAGGGGCGAAATGGTATGATATGCATGGTATTTTGCTCTTGAGATttgaatcttcttctctgtctCCGATGATATGCCTCGAGTTTTGACTTTATATATAGGATATGGGTGATAGATGATGATTTGATCCGGGAGGGATGATTTGAGAGAAACTATTTTATCTTGGCTTCGGTGAAGAGAACATGCTTTTTCGCTGGACAAAGACTTAGCGCAATCCCGTGGACACCGAACTGTAGATAGCGCACTCACCAATAGGGTCATACTTGATCTTGGCAAGTTTCTCACCGACCCTAACCCTAGAAGTGGTGTAGAAAGAACCAGTGAGAGCGGTGGAGACAAG is a window of Cryptococcus neoformans var. neoformans JEC21 chromosome 10 sequence DNA encoding:
- a CDS encoding mitotic spindle checkpoint-related protein, putative; protein product: MPVTPAPTLGKRSSADADLHTPSSRKHLSTLTSTVTSLERTNHILQQRESRLAAQIEEQRLEIERLKNERYELFEAKVEERRKGEEAEQRWAEDRLVLTGEVALLRERNLALTNSLEELRSRHTILSTRHTSLAQSSENEISLLQARTAELEKERNSLKAWENKAKSLSVELEEERARKGIEDRERKTDDALQKEVKRQSVNLAAVWRENEALKSEVHTLRHEKKSIDGVERAAKEVERALHEEIRVLQEQLERARRDMDSLTQTLPDPASTEPSEIATLRARLSTLSNLHSQTTTSLVQRDSTIRDLRARLADLAGSSKDAVGEMSRRATEAERELRWAKEGRESAERREGLVREELEAMRRQFAAASGTFGGPSDPERVKELESLVQSYKTTLEEIHRDSRDAEERIAKGMGLVKSQDLDKAQEKISQLEEEIADLSSSVSYLTSSNTALNAEVANLMQRVVSGEFNPAYERCLELRNNPAQKIWGIRKQELEDLKAENGELLERLAELDGLLAESQAGAGASASASASVGAGGGGAPAHERMVPRSSYDRLKTEKEELEKAHAKRLQRLKEIFTHKSKEFLEAVYSLLGWRIKFDESGSDIRLTSMYAPKGKNGLTIKFTSSEGHFGTMQMSGMMARSLEESRQFWVVERQSIPGFLAQVTTEMFEKTTIGRAAGYVGLG
- a CDS encoding signal transduction-related protein, putative, producing the protein MSHLPPITSATAKLPEQRTNNPPYSVQTGRNVHSITIGPWSIVSTKKPILNGKEIEAKPAQSAEKSLNLPLPEMTFGNNSLSLVYNPTTASPLDSTAASRYIAVSTEARVNLSFKTLDALAGVATGEGWEDRVGGGVLVSMAEKWGKNKSWATTESTSLPAAGVFDVPVPSKPVKPHDWTYSTCYAGSVAGPSTFEPSSTHSLPLSLLARQDPVLDQILYYEDVPLYEDELHDNGESILNARIRVMPHSFFILARLFVRVDNVLFRIYDVRIYHAFGSDEIIREVSGMEAGYNTVKQFLEKPSDLSPLTDPNWVYSVMTQLSNLPVRAPAHRRSSSSSSRHGKPWPGLGKKVEVLKLPKAGVDEIGEGLDKVQL
- a CDS encoding homocysteine S-methyltransferase, putative: MSSNILVLDGGMGTTLESLGVDISSPLWGSEALRTNPDVIRKVHEGYVQGGADLVETATYQLTPQNLCDHLHCPREEAECILCSGVKLVASCIASCSSRNEEHNTKSKGGNKSKVVLSFGPYGSTLQPGQEYGGIYPPPFGPSTSTNAFPPDSNDEEEAAIQALAYHHLDKLEAISHDGAAWREVEWIAFETIPVLHEVRGIRRAMAILRGKLSALYADGDNIDLWWEKKFWITSPFPMGQHPQLLPDGSHASIPQVIHSLFSGPDPIPNGIGINCTNPSYLHFLSSSFTSHLPFEFFGKVEMVIYPDGGQMYDTTTRAWVVAPQSPENAEKWAEVVGDVAKGVRGAEREGKGVWKGVVVGGCCKSSFDEIRALRRFVDSQ
- a CDS encoding expressed protein encodes the protein MSSPATSSKDPLELESLDGDSLFAALTGVEKAIPELLMQLKPILAQLSGPTEDGDEERRGMEAREGVEQYMSLLDKIQFVLRQTVYYLRETRSSPNTLRAPPVNLIPTPFASTIPSSPGEGLDGYATGPAELGLYASRIEAKVLKDMEEALGSLRSELGQQ
- a CDS encoding DNA binding protein, putative; amino-acid sequence: MARTKQTARKSTGGKAPRKQLATKAARKQAPSQVSGGVKKPHRYRPGTVALREIRRYQKSTELLIRKLPFQRLVREIAQDFKTDLRFQSSAIGALQEASEAYLVSLFEDTNLAAIHAKRVTIQPKDLQLARRLRGERS